The following proteins are co-located in the Trichormus variabilis 0441 genome:
- a CDS encoding sulfite exporter TauE/SafE family protein, with protein MSNLLVQLLLIGLAAGVAGGMFGIGGGAIMVPAMVLLMGLDQKFATGTSIAAQILPIGLLGAAVYHRSGNINFKYAVIIAVGLLVGNLFGAMFANQPFITSETMKKLYGIFLLAIGFRYLLVR; from the coding sequence ATGTCTAATTTACTTGTACAACTGTTGCTAATTGGACTGGCTGCTGGTGTTGCTGGAGGAATGTTTGGCATTGGTGGTGGCGCAATTATGGTTCCAGCAATGGTTCTATTAATGGGGCTTGATCAAAAATTTGCCACTGGTACGTCTATTGCAGCCCAAATCTTACCCATTGGGCTTTTAGGAGCAGCTGTTTATCATCGTAGCGGCAATATTAATTTTAAATATGCTGTGATTATTGCAGTAGGCTTATTAGTTGGCAACTTATTTGGCGCGATGTTTGCCAATCAGCCATTTATTACGAGCGAAACCATGAAAAAACTATACGGCATCTTTTTGTTAGCCATTGGTTTCAGATATTTATTAGTACGTTAG
- a CDS encoding Hsp70 family protein: protein MEILEIVGFDLGHGETAVAKAIVESIEPPQMLEINNKKNQITALGWHPQLGYLVGEQALIQAGVTQLAITFKEKPNNDPKYRKTISTFIATYYHLLKQSRQIETQDNTYFYVGCPSGWSVKERSEYRQLLQQAGISLLNVVPESRAAFMQAKEAGKLEYEKLISSVLIVDIGSSTTDFTLVKSLQEIPLDFGNNALGASLIDQAIFTKTLAKHEQKSLLEKVFQEYPHHQARCELACRKAKEDYFSNEQLYSDSQSFARGFESINEQIYFIPQVNKLMMEEILNQPLPELGEKSWLQSFHSALKEAKQKLDQQGITPKLVLMTGGASRMKFTHQLCQEFFPEPQTLLRPDPEPERCIALGLARVGRWDLRANAFKQEVNKLLESNQLKELIGKHIPELIESLTKPLAEGLIENAVRPGVKDWQKNQIRTLADLETSMKQRAEKWLQSDIAQKIVNNQCISWFNQKIQPDLAAETDPICRKFHIPRSSLRFEDSIEPALVNPELRIGDAILGETVAFIVNVLIGGGTLASIITLILTGHLTWPIALVYGASVIAAGMELNRETVKEAIKTNVNVPSWIRSSFLNDRKIEDMCKQVKPELDKVIQEQLTANQDAFNELISKVEQGLQKALSNKVQEAIILIQ from the coding sequence ATGGAAATTTTAGAAATAGTCGGTTTTGATTTGGGACACGGTGAAACAGCAGTTGCTAAGGCAATTGTGGAGAGTATCGAACCGCCCCAAATGTTGGAGATTAATAACAAAAAAAACCAAATCACAGCACTGGGTTGGCATCCTCAATTAGGTTATCTAGTCGGTGAACAAGCCTTAATTCAAGCTGGTGTGACGCAACTAGCAATTACTTTCAAGGAAAAACCCAATAACGATCCCAAATATCGCAAAACCATTAGTACTTTTATTGCCACCTACTACCACCTACTAAAACAAAGTAGGCAAATTGAAACTCAAGACAATACTTACTTTTACGTTGGTTGTCCTTCAGGATGGTCAGTGAAAGAACGTTCCGAATATCGACAACTACTACAACAAGCCGGCATTTCTTTGCTAAATGTTGTTCCCGAATCAAGGGCAGCTTTTATGCAGGCTAAGGAAGCCGGGAAACTAGAATATGAAAAACTTATTTCGTCAGTACTAATTGTTGATATTGGTTCTTCAACTACAGATTTTACCTTAGTTAAAAGCTTACAAGAAATACCTTTAGATTTTGGTAATAATGCTTTAGGAGCATCTTTAATTGATCAAGCTATTTTTACTAAAACTCTCGCCAAACACGAACAAAAGTCATTACTAGAAAAAGTATTTCAGGAATATCCCCATCATCAAGCGCGTTGTGAATTAGCCTGTCGCAAAGCTAAGGAAGATTACTTTTCTAACGAACAGCTTTATAGCGATTCTCAATCCTTTGCCCGTGGCTTTGAATCTATCAACGAACAGATTTATTTTATCCCCCAAGTCAACAAATTAATGATGGAAGAAATATTGAACCAACCTTTACCCGAACTAGGGGAAAAAAGTTGGTTACAATCATTTCACTCAGCATTAAAGGAAGCAAAACAAAAGTTAGACCAGCAAGGTATCACACCGAAACTAGTGTTAATGACTGGTGGTGCATCTCGGATGAAATTTACCCATCAACTTTGTCAGGAATTTTTCCCTGAACCACAAACCCTGCTGCGTCCAGACCCAGAGCCAGAAAGATGTATTGCCTTGGGTTTAGCGCGGGTGGGACGCTGGGACTTACGAGCTAATGCTTTTAAACAAGAAGTCAATAAACTGTTGGAATCCAACCAGCTCAAAGAATTGATTGGTAAACATATTCCAGAGTTAATAGAATCCTTGACCAAGCCATTAGCCGAGGGGTTAATTGAGAACGCAGTTAGACCAGGAGTAAAAGATTGGCAAAAAAACCAAATCCGTACTTTAGCTGATTTGGAAACCTCCATGAAGCAGCGAGCAGAAAAGTGGCTGCAAAGTGATATAGCTCAAAAGATAGTTAACAACCAATGTATCAGTTGGTTTAATCAGAAAATTCAACCAGATTTAGCCGCAGAAACTGACCCGATATGTCGCAAGTTCCATATACCCAGAAGCAGTTTGAGATTTGAAGATAGTATTGAGCCTGCTTTAGTTAACCCAGAGTTGCGTATTGGAGACGCTATCTTAGGCGAAACCGTAGCATTCATCGTTAATGTTTTAATTGGTGGTGGTACTCTCGCCAGTATCATCACTCTCATACTGACTGGACATTTGACCTGGCCTATTGCATTAGTTTACGGGGCTTCGGTAATAGCAGCAGGTATGGAGCTAAATCGAGAGACGGTGAAAGAGGCAATTAAAACAAATGTCAATGTTCCTAGTTGGATTCGTTCTAGTTTTTTGAACGACCGGAAAATTGAAGATATGTGTAAACAAGTTAAGCCTGAGTTAGACAAGGTAATTCAAGAACAATTGACAGCAAATCAAGATGCTTTTAACGAACTAATTAGTAAAGTTGAGCAAGGACTACAAAAAGCTCTTTCTAATAAGGTGCAAGAGGCAATAATTTTGATTCAATAA
- the hypE gene encoding hydrogenase expression/formation protein HypE yields the protein MDFSKTNSVSNPLFQKIEQVRRRPAKVKDTHINLAHGSGGKAMRDLIDDIFVSNFDNPLLSQLEDQASLDLSSLLQQGDRLAFTTDSYVVDPLFFPGSDIGELAVNGTVNDLAMSGAKPLYLTCSVILEEGLPTETLRRVATSMKIAAQKAGVQIVTGDTKVVHRGCADKLFINTAGIGIIPSGVNISAHNIQPGDAIIVNGELGNHGAAILIARGELALETNIESDCQPLHDLVATILHVCPQVHAMRDATRGGLATVLNEFALTSNVGIRIHEASIPVREEVKGICEILGLDPLYLANEGKLVVVVRAEQAHTVLSAMKSHPVGKDACIIGEVIASPPGVVFLKTTFGTERIIDMLVGDQLPRIC from the coding sequence ATGGACTTTTCAAAAACTAACTCAGTATCAAATCCCCTGTTTCAAAAAATCGAACAAGTCCGCCGTCGCCCAGCTAAAGTAAAAGATACTCACATTAATTTGGCACATGGTAGCGGCGGTAAAGCCATGCGCGACTTAATTGATGATATTTTTGTTAGTAATTTTGATAATCCTCTTCTCTCACAATTAGAAGACCAAGCCAGCTTGGATTTATCTAGTCTTTTACAACAGGGAGATAGGCTAGCTTTTACCACAGATTCCTATGTTGTAGACCCCTTATTTTTTCCTGGTAGTGATATAGGAGAATTAGCAGTAAATGGCACAGTTAATGACTTAGCTATGAGTGGTGCTAAACCCTTATATCTTACCTGTAGTGTAATTTTAGAAGAGGGATTACCAACAGAAACCCTCCGCCGTGTCGCTACCAGCATGAAAATAGCCGCCCAAAAAGCTGGAGTGCAAATTGTCACAGGTGACACTAAAGTTGTTCATCGTGGTTGTGCGGATAAACTCTTTATTAACACTGCTGGTATTGGTATTATTCCCAGTGGCGTTAATATTTCTGCACACAATATTCAACCAGGAGATGCCATAATTGTTAATGGTGAGTTAGGCAATCATGGGGCAGCAATTTTAATCGCTCGTGGGGAATTAGCTTTAGAAACAAATATAGAAAGTGACTGTCAACCGTTGCATGATTTAGTCGCAACTATTCTCCATGTATGTCCCCAAGTTCACGCCATGCGGGATGCTACACGAGGAGGTTTAGCAACAGTTTTAAATGAATTTGCCCTAACTTCTAATGTAGGAATACGCATTCATGAAGCATCTATACCTGTGCGTGAAGAAGTCAAAGGAATTTGTGAAATTTTGGGTTTAGACCCTTTATATTTAGCTAATGAAGGCAAATTAGTAGTAGTGGTTAGGGCTGAACAAGCACACACAGTTTTATCTGCAATGAAGTCTCACCCGGTGGGTAAAGATGCGTGTATTATTGGTGAGGTTATTGCTTCTCCTCCAGGAGTAGTGTTTCTAAAAACTACTTTTGGTACAGAACGGATTATTGATATGCTAGTAGGCGATCAACTACCACGTATTTGTTGA
- the glgB gene encoding 1,4-alpha-glucan branching enzyme, translating to MTTIAPEQVNRIVWNQHHDPFEILGSHPIEQNGKNVWVVRAYLPNASAAWVVLPEQRQEYAMQTVHDPHFFECIIETSELSNYQLKTKEGEHERVSYDPYAFRSPRLTDFDLHLFAEGNHHRIYEKLGAHFTEVDGVTGVYFAVWAPNARNVSVLGDFNLWDGRKHQMRKGATGVWELFIPEIGVGEHYKYEIKNFAGHIYEKSDPFGFQQEPRPKTASIVSNLNSYNWSDENWLEQRRHTDPLTQPISVYEVHLGSWLHAASAEPAKLPNGETEPVVIASELNPGARFLTYRELASRLIPYVKELGYTHIELLPIAEHPFDGSWGYQVTGYYAPTSRFGTPEDFMYFVDQCHQNNIGVIVDWVPGHFPKDGHGLAFFDGTHLYEHADSRKGEHKEWGTLVFNYSRNEVRNFLVANALFWFDKYHIDGIRVDAVASMLYLDYCRKEGEWLPNQYGGRENLEAADFLRQVNHLLFSYFPGVLSIAEESTDWPMVSWPTYTGGLGFNLKWNMGWMHDMLDYFSMDPWFRQFHQNNVTFSMWYNHSENFMLALSHDEVVHGKSNIIGKMPGDKWQKLANVRCLFAYMFAHPGKKTMFMSMEFGQWSEWNVWADLEWPLLQFEPHQQLKKFFTELNKLYRSEPALYTLDFAREGFDWIDCSDNRHSVVSFIRREKDTENFVVVVCNFTPQPHSHYRIGVPEKGFYTELFNSDARQYGGSNMGNLGGKWTDDWSMHSRPYSLDLCLPPLGVLILKMDKEKTAKASGS from the coding sequence ATGACCACGATCGCTCCTGAACAGGTTAACCGCATCGTCTGGAACCAGCATCATGATCCTTTTGAAATCCTCGGTTCTCATCCCATAGAACAAAACGGCAAAAACGTTTGGGTTGTGAGAGCCTACCTACCAAATGCCAGTGCAGCATGGGTCGTTCTTCCAGAACAACGGCAAGAATACGCCATGCAGACGGTGCATGATCCACACTTTTTTGAATGTATTATTGAAACTTCCGAACTATCAAACTACCAGTTAAAAACTAAAGAAGGAGAACATGAGCGTGTTTCCTACGATCCTTACGCTTTTCGTTCCCCTCGTTTAACAGACTTTGACTTACATTTGTTTGCTGAAGGTAATCACCATCGCATTTACGAAAAACTGGGAGCGCATTTCACAGAAGTAGATGGCGTTACAGGTGTTTACTTTGCAGTCTGGGCCCCCAATGCTCGAAATGTCTCTGTTTTGGGAGATTTCAACCTCTGGGATGGACGTAAACATCAGATGCGTAAAGGCGCTACTGGCGTTTGGGAATTATTCATTCCCGAAATCGGGGTAGGGGAGCATTACAAATACGAAATCAAAAATTTTGCAGGGCATATTTATGAAAAATCCGACCCCTTCGGTTTTCAACAAGAACCCCGCCCCAAAACAGCCTCAATTGTTAGTAACTTAAATTCATACAACTGGAGTGACGAAAACTGGTTAGAACAGCGCCGTCATACAGATCCTTTAACCCAGCCGATTTCAGTTTATGAAGTACACCTGGGTTCTTGGTTACACGCTGCTAGTGCAGAACCAGCTAAACTACCTAATGGTGAAACTGAGCCTGTAGTCATTGCTTCAGAACTCAATCCAGGCGCACGTTTTTTAACATATCGGGAACTAGCCAGCAGACTCATTCCCTATGTTAAAGAACTAGGATATACCCACATAGAATTATTACCAATCGCCGAACATCCTTTTGATGGGTCTTGGGGTTATCAGGTAACAGGATACTACGCCCCTACTTCGCGTTTTGGGACTCCTGAAGACTTTATGTATTTTGTTGATCAGTGTCACCAAAACAACATCGGTGTAATTGTCGATTGGGTTCCTGGTCACTTCCCCAAGGATGGGCATGGTTTAGCCTTCTTTGATGGTACTCACCTATATGAACACGCCGACTCCCGTAAAGGTGAACATAAAGAGTGGGGGACTCTGGTTTTCAATTATAGCCGGAACGAAGTCCGCAACTTTTTGGTAGCAAATGCCCTGTTCTGGTTTGACAAATACCACATAGATGGTATTCGTGTTGATGCGGTGGCTTCCATGCTTTATCTCGACTACTGTCGCAAAGAGGGCGAATGGTTGCCTAACCAGTACGGTGGTAGAGAAAATCTAGAAGCAGCAGATTTTCTGCGTCAGGTAAATCACTTGCTTTTTAGCTATTTTCCTGGTGTGCTTTCCATTGCGGAAGAATCCACAGATTGGCCGATGGTGTCTTGGCCTACCTACACAGGTGGTTTAGGATTTAACCTCAAGTGGAACATGGGCTGGATGCACGATATGCTGGATTATTTCAGCATGGACCCTTGGTTTAGGCAATTCCACCAAAACAACGTCACCTTTAGTATGTGGTATAACCACAGTGAGAACTTCATGCTGGCTCTATCCCATGATGAAGTCGTACATGGTAAGAGCAATATCATCGGTAAAATGCCTGGTGATAAGTGGCAGAAGTTGGCAAATGTGCGTTGTCTGTTTGCCTATATGTTTGCTCACCCAGGTAAGAAAACCATGTTTATGAGCATGGAATTTGGGCAATGGAGTGAGTGGAATGTTTGGGCTGACTTGGAGTGGCCTTTGTTACAGTTTGAACCACACCAACAGTTGAAAAAATTCTTCACTGAACTGAATAAACTTTACCGTTCTGAACCTGCTTTATACACTTTAGATTTTGCTAGAGAAGGGTTTGATTGGATTGATTGTAGCGATAATCGCCACAGCGTAGTCTCGTTTATTCGCCGTGAAAAAGATACTGAGAATTTCGTTGTGGTGGTTTGTAACTTCACACCCCAGCCTCATTCTCATTACCGTATTGGTGTCCCAGAAAAAGGTTTTTACACCGAGTTATTCAATAGTGATGCTCGTCAGTATGGCGGTAGCAACATGGGTAACTTAGGTGGTAAGTGGACTGATGATTGGTCGATGCACAGTCGCCCCTATTCACTGGATTTATGTTTACCACCTCTGGGAGTTTTGATTTTGAAGATGGATAAGGAAAAAACGGCTAAAGCATCAGGTTCTTAA
- a CDS encoding IS630-like element ISAva6 family transposase — protein MVRPRIKLTEHLSTEEIEQSYRRCEDAQEKTRWLVIKLLNQQPQLSAQKVAEIVGFSGDWVRKIVRRYNKLGANGIINQQKLKPGGKKLALTNEQQQWLRQRLASPPEDGGLWSAPKVGELIRVQFGITLHVTTAWDYLKRLGFSLQQPRPLHTEAATFVQRQMFKTELTEFVRLLRFLHPHKSVEVWAEDEARLGLKPIVRRVWTPVGHRPNAVHRTRYQWLYTYGFVHPATGESFFLILPRVNIAVMQMALDAFAAEVNPHHHKIIVLLVDQAGWHTSKQLMLPAGIILFPLPAYTPQLQPTECVWSLLREAVANQMFSTLDELETVLISRCQWLMSHPQIVHGKVGFDWICQI, from the coding sequence ATGGTACGTCCCAGGATAAAACTAACAGAGCATCTATCAACAGAAGAAATAGAACAAAGTTATCGCCGATGTGAAGATGCACAAGAGAAAACCCGATGGTTAGTGATTAAATTGCTCAATCAACAACCACAGTTGTCAGCGCAAAAGGTAGCAGAGATTGTGGGATTCTCAGGGGACTGGGTGAGAAAAATCGTGCGGCGATACAACAAGCTAGGAGCAAACGGAATCATCAATCAACAGAAACTGAAACCAGGAGGAAAAAAACTTGCACTCACAAACGAGCAACAACAGTGGTTGCGCCAAAGGTTAGCTTCACCACCAGAAGATGGGGGGTTATGGAGTGCGCCAAAAGTAGGGGAATTGATCCGAGTACAGTTTGGAATTACACTCCATGTCACTACAGCTTGGGATTACCTCAAAAGGCTAGGATTTAGTCTGCAACAACCACGACCTCTGCATACTGAGGCGGCAACTTTTGTTCAAAGACAGATGTTTAAAACTGAGTTAACGGAGTTTGTGCGATTGTTACGTTTCCTCCATCCGCACAAATCAGTTGAAGTTTGGGCAGAAGATGAAGCTCGATTAGGCCTCAAACCCATCGTCCGTCGAGTTTGGACACCAGTAGGTCATCGTCCCAATGCTGTGCATCGCACTCGTTACCAATGGCTTTATACTTATGGATTTGTCCATCCAGCTACTGGCGAGAGTTTTTTCTTGATTTTACCCAGAGTCAACATTGCTGTCATGCAAATGGCTTTAGATGCTTTTGCCGCTGAAGTCAATCCTCATCATCACAAAATCATTGTTTTGCTTGTTGATCAAGCTGGTTGGCATACCAGTAAACAATTAATGTTGCCAGCTGGTATCATTCTGTTTCCTCTGCCTGCTTATACACCTCAACTCCAACCGACTGAGTGTGTTTGGTCGCTTCTACGTGAAGCTGTTGCTAATCAGATGTTTTCTACTCTCGATGAACTAGAAACTGTGTTAATTTCTCGTTGTCAATGGTTAATGTCTCACCCTCAAATTGTTCATGGCAAGGTTGGGTTTGATTGGATTTGCCAAATTTGA
- the hypA gene encoding hydrogenase maturation nickel metallochaperone HypA, with amino-acid sequence MHELGITQNIVAIVNEYAHGAKVRRVLLEIGKLSAIMPDAIKFCFDICSQGTVLEGAVLEILEIPGLAKCRQCGAEIALEKPFGICNCGSVHLDLITGEELKIKEIEVEEVCV; translated from the coding sequence ATGCACGAACTAGGAATTACGCAAAATATCGTAGCCATTGTTAATGAATATGCTCATGGTGCAAAAGTGCGCCGAGTTTTGCTAGAAATTGGTAAACTTTCAGCTATTATGCCAGATGCGATAAAATTCTGTTTTGATATTTGTAGCCAAGGTACAGTCTTGGAAGGTGCAGTATTAGAGATTTTGGAGATTCCTGGTTTAGCTAAATGTCGCCAATGTGGTGCAGAAATTGCTTTAGAGAAACCATTTGGAATATGTAATTGTGGTAGTGTGCATTTAGATTTAATTACTGGCGAAGAACTGAAAATTAAAGAGATAGAAGTTGAGGAAGTATGTGTGTAA
- a CDS encoding HhoA/HhoB/HtrA family serine endopeptidase — protein sequence MQNQVHDESQPLNPKNQNHAPWKKAAASLSLVLLGSGMTLAGGYLAGNQQQLAQKASDLAVSRVDAAPPLGNNTDPNFVTQVVQKVGPAVVRIEASRTVTSRLPAEFNDPFFRRFFGSQLPQQQERVQRGTGSGFLISADGSILTNAHVVDGADTVRVILKDGRSFQGKVLGTDNLTDVAVVKIQANNLPTLAVGNSDQLQPGQWAIAIGNPLGLDNTVTTGIISATGRTSNQIGAPDKRVEYIQTDAAINPGNSGGPLLNYRGEVIGMNTAIIQGAQGLGFAIPIKTAQRISNQLIATGKVQHPYLGIQMVGLTPQVRQNINSDPNSGLSVDTDKGVLVVRVMPNSPAARAGLRAGDVIQKLNGQSVTDASNVQRAVENAQVGGQLQLELWRNGRNVNLAVQAGAFPTQQVE from the coding sequence ATGCAAAACCAAGTACACGATGAATCTCAACCCTTAAATCCTAAAAACCAGAATCACGCACCTTGGAAAAAAGCGGCTGCATCTCTATCACTAGTACTGCTGGGATCTGGTATGACTTTAGCTGGTGGATATTTAGCAGGAAACCAGCAACAATTGGCACAAAAAGCATCTGACTTGGCCGTGAGCCGAGTAGATGCAGCACCGCCATTAGGAAATAACACAGACCCCAACTTTGTAACTCAAGTAGTACAGAAAGTTGGGCCGGCTGTTGTGCGTATTGAAGCGTCTCGGACTGTCACATCTCGATTACCAGCCGAATTTAACGATCCATTTTTCCGTCGCTTCTTCGGTTCCCAACTACCTCAACAACAAGAGAGAGTACAACGGGGTACTGGTTCCGGGTTTCTTATTAGTGCTGATGGTAGTATTCTTACCAATGCTCACGTTGTTGATGGTGCAGATACGGTGCGAGTCATCCTCAAAGATGGGCGCAGTTTTCAGGGTAAGGTATTAGGTACAGATAATTTAACAGATGTAGCTGTTGTCAAAATTCAGGCAAATAACTTGCCGACCTTAGCAGTGGGTAATTCTGACCAATTACAACCTGGACAATGGGCGATCGCTATTGGTAATCCTTTAGGTTTAGATAACACCGTCACCACAGGTATAATTAGTGCAACTGGACGTACCAGCAATCAAATTGGCGCACCAGATAAGCGTGTAGAATATATTCAAACTGACGCAGCAATTAATCCAGGTAACTCTGGTGGCCCCTTGCTGAACTATCGTGGTGAAGTTATTGGGATGAATACCGCCATTATTCAAGGCGCGCAGGGTCTAGGTTTTGCCATCCCTATCAAAACAGCACAGCGTATTTCTAATCAACTTATAGCCACAGGTAAAGTACAGCATCCTTACCTGGGTATTCAAATGGTAGGATTAACACCCCAAGTCAGACAAAACATTAACTCTGACCCCAATAGTGGTTTGAGTGTTGATACAGACAAGGGTGTTTTAGTGGTCAGAGTCATGCCAAATTCGCCAGCCGCAAGAGCAGGGTTACGCGCTGGCGATGTTATTCAAAAGCTGAACGGCCAATCTGTTACGGATGCTAGTAATGTACAAAGAGCCGTAGAGAACGCTCAAGTCGGTGGACAATTGCAGCTAGAATTATGGCGCAATGGTCGAAATGTTAACTTAGCTGTACAAGCAGGCGCTTTCCCGACTCAACAGGTGGAATAG
- the hypB gene encoding hydrogenase nickel incorporation protein HypB yields the protein MCVTCGCSDDADGTITNLQTGEMEHNHHHHTHNLPDGTVITHSHHHDNEPSQIHAKIHGTTISLEQEILGKNNLLAAQNRGWFKGRNILALNLMSSPGAGKTTLLTRTINDLKHKLPITVIEGDQETINDAQKIKETGCQVVQINTGTGCHLDASMIERGLQQLNPPINSVLMIENVGNLVCPALFDLGEQAKVVILSVTEGEDKPIKYPHMFRASEIMILTKTDLLPYVQFDVQRCLEYVQQVNPNMQVFQVSATTGVGLDTWYQWLTQKVANSPQPVVM from the coding sequence ATGTGTGTAACCTGCGGTTGTTCTGATGATGCTGACGGCACAATCACTAATTTACAAACAGGTGAGATGGAACATAATCACCATCACCATACCCATAATTTGCCAGATGGTACTGTGATTACTCACTCCCATCATCACGACAATGAACCATCGCAAATTCATGCAAAAATTCACGGCACAACTATATCTTTAGAACAAGAGATTTTAGGAAAAAATAACCTATTAGCTGCCCAAAATCGGGGATGGTTTAAAGGTCGAAATATTCTCGCTCTCAATCTAATGAGTTCCCCTGGTGCAGGAAAAACAACTCTTTTAACTCGCACCATTAATGATTTAAAACATAAATTACCTATAACCGTCATTGAGGGCGACCAAGAAACAATTAATGATGCCCAAAAAATTAAAGAAACAGGGTGTCAAGTTGTTCAAATTAATACTGGTACAGGCTGTCATTTAGATGCTTCTATGATTGAACGGGGTTTACAACAATTAAACCCACCCATTAACTCAGTTTTAATGATTGAAAATGTCGGTAATTTAGTTTGTCCAGCATTGTTTGATTTAGGCGAACAGGCAAAAGTTGTCATTCTCTCGGTGACGGAAGGCGAAGATAAACCAATCAAATATCCCCATATGTTCCGTGCTAGTGAGATTATGATTCTCACTAAAACTGATTTGTTACCTTATGTGCAGTTTGATGTGCAGCGTTGTCTAGAATATGTACAGCAAGTAAATCCCAATATGCAGGTTTTCCAAGTTTCTGCAACTACAGGTGTGGGATTAGATACTTGGTATCAATGGCTAACGCAGAAAGTAGCCAATTCTCCACAACCAGTAGTGATGTAA
- a CDS encoding tautomerase family protein: protein MPFVTVKIARGHSIEKKRHLVEAITNALVTALDTKPEWITVHIDEFERENWAVNGILHCDRHRGRHDETGR, encoded by the coding sequence ATGCCATTTGTCACCGTTAAAATTGCTAGAGGACACTCCATCGAAAAAAAACGGCATTTAGTAGAAGCCATTACTAATGCTTTAGTAACTGCTTTAGATACTAAACCGGAATGGATAACCGTTCACATTGATGAATTTGAACGCGAAAATTGGGCTGTGAATGGTATCTTGCATTGTGATAGGCATCGTGGAAGACACGATGAAACAGGTAGATAA
- a CDS encoding acetamidase/formamidase family protein, with protein MTHHILKATTSTVHLGGFSNLLEPAIKVESGDTIDVETYTGYYIYDKAPPEFLTPEFLDICQNLSPERKIAAGPHLLTGPIYVKDAEPGDVLEVQLEAIAPSLPVGFNAIRSGWGALPNQFTQPALRFIPLDLANNTAEFPLNSGIKIPLKPFFGILGVATPEDSRSSVPPGYYGGNIDNRELQAGSRIFLPIFVPGGLFSLGDGHSAQGDGEVNVTAIETSMNGRIQLTLRKDLHFTTPIAETPTDIITMGFAPTLDAALEQALKNMIDFLEHFVNLSPEDAYVLCSLAVNFRITQVVNSPNKGVHGLLPKKLFEKAMKVIIN; from the coding sequence ATGACTCATCACATCCTTAAAGCCACCACATCAACAGTACATTTAGGCGGTTTCTCCAATTTATTAGAACCAGCAATAAAAGTTGAGTCTGGTGACACCATTGATGTAGAAACTTACACAGGTTATTACATTTACGATAAAGCACCACCAGAGTTTCTCACACCAGAATTTTTGGATATCTGCCAAAATTTGTCACCGGAACGCAAAATTGCCGCCGGGCCGCATCTACTGACCGGGCCAATTTATGTCAAGGATGCTGAACCAGGGGATGTTTTAGAAGTACAATTAGAGGCGATCGCACCTAGTTTACCTGTTGGGTTTAATGCAATTCGTTCAGGTTGGGGAGCCTTACCCAATCAGTTTACTCAACCAGCTTTGAGATTTATTCCCTTAGATTTAGCTAATAACACTGCGGAATTCCCTCTCAATAGCGGGATTAAAATTCCCCTCAAGCCTTTTTTTGGTATCCTTGGTGTCGCTACCCCAGAAGATTCTCGGTCATCCGTTCCCCCTGGCTATTATGGCGGTAACATAGACAACCGTGAACTTCAAGCAGGCTCTCGCATATTTTTGCCGATATTTGTCCCTGGCGGCTTATTTTCCCTTGGTGACGGACATTCAGCCCAGGGGGATGGCGAAGTTAATGTGACGGCGATTGAAACTTCCATGAATGGCCGTATCCAGTTAACCCTGCGTAAGGATTTGCACTTCACTACACCCATTGCAGAAACGCCCACTGATATCATCACAATGGGGTTTGCACCAACTTTAGATGCAGCATTAGAACAAGCCCTCAAAAATATGATTGATTTTCTGGAACATTTCGTCAATTTATCTCCAGAAGATGCTTATGTTTTGTGTAGTTTAGCGGTGAATTTTCGTATCACTCAAGTTGTCAACAGTCCCAATAAAGGTGTGCATGGTTTACTACCGAAAAAATTGTTTGAGAAAGCTATGAAAGTAATAATAAATTAG